A segment of the Candidatus Andeanibacterium colombiense genome:
TTACGACGATCTGGCCGAAAGCGGCACGCAGAAGCCGGCCGGCCGGACCGACTGGATCGGCTTTACCGACATCTACTGGCTTTCGGCGCTGGTCTCGCAGGACGGGCAAAAGCCCGATTCCGAGTTCCGTTCGCTCGGCGACGAGAATTTCCGCGCCGATATGATCTATCAGCCGGTCACGGTGGCGCCGGGCAAGGCGGTATCGCGCACCACGCGGCTGTTCGCCGGCGCGAAGGAAAGCAGCGTCCTCAAGGATTATCAGGACACCGGCATCACCAATCTCAGCAATGCGATCGACTGGGGCTGGTTCGGAATCCTCGAGAAGCCGATCCTGTGGCTGCTCAAGCACCTGTTCGCGCTGACCGGCAATTTCGGCCTCGCGATCATGCTGCTGACGGTGATCGTGCGCGGCGCGATGTTCCCGGTCGCGCAGCGCCAGTTCGCCTCGATGGCCGCGATGCGCGCGGTCCAGCCCAAGATGAAGGCGCTGCAGGAACGTTACAAGGACGACAAGCCCAAGCTGCAGCAGGAGATGGGCGCGCTCTACAAGGCCGAAGGGGTCAACCCGCTGGCCGGCTGCGCGCCGCTGGTGCTGCAGATCCCGATCTTCTTCGCGCTCTACAAGTGCCTGACGCTGGCGATCGACATGCGCCATCAGCCATTCGTGCTATGGATCAAGGATCTCTCCTCGCCCGATCCGCTGCACATCTTGAACCTGTTCGGCCTGCTCGACTTCACGCCGACCAGCTTCTTCGCGATCGGGCCGCTCGCGGTGCTGCTCGGCTTCACCATGTTCCTGCAGTTCAAGCTCAACCCGGCCCAGATGGATCCGGTCCAGCAGCAGATGTTCATGTTCATGCCGTGGATCATGATGTTCGTGATGGCGCCCTTCGCGACCGGCCTGCTGCTTTACTGGTGCACGTCGAACCTGCTCACGATCGCGCAGCAGGCCTATCTCTATCGCCGCCACCCGCAGCTGCGGGCGCAGAGCGAGAAGGCCAAAGCCGACAGCGAGCGGGCCAAGGCGCGCGACGGCAAGTGAGGTGTTTCCCCTTCTTTCGTCCTTGCGAGCGTAGCGAAGCAATCGAGGGCGCGGTGCAAATTGCTCTGGATTGCCGCACCGCCTGCGGGGGCTCGCAATGACGGATGAAATTGAAGACCTCGCGGCGCGCGCAAGCAAGCTGTTCTCGGGGCGAGTGGACTTCCTGAAGTCCGCCCCGGAACTGCGCTTCCTGCCCGATCCGACCGCCCCCGAGATCGCTTTCTGCGGGCGCTCCAACGTCGGCAAGAGCTCGCTGCTCAACGCATTGACCGGGCGCAAGGCGATCGCGCGTGCCTCGGTCACCCCGGGCCGGACGCAGGAGCTGAACTTCTTCGAAGTGGGTGAGCCGACCATGTTCCGGCTGGTCGACATGCCCGGCTACGGCTTTGCCAAGGCCCCGCCCAAGGTCGTCGCCAAATGGAAGATGCTGGTGCGCGACTATCTGCGCGGGCGCCAGGTGCTCAAGCGCACCCTGGTGCTGGTCGATGCGCGCCACGGGCCCAAGCAGGTCGATGTCGAGATGATGGACATGCTCGACGAGGCGGCCGCGAGCTACCGCGTGGTGCTGACCAAGGCCGACAAGATCAAGGCGAGCGAGCTGGCCGCGGTGCTGGCGGTGACCCAGGTCGAAGCGCGCAAGCATTCGGCCGCCTTCCCGCAGGTCCACGTGACCTCGGCCGAGAAGAAGATGGGCATCGACGAATTGCGTGCGGCGGTGCTGGCCGATGTCGAGCTATGATCGCACGTGAGCTGATCGACACCGCCCAGGTCCCGGGCGGCGAGGAACTCCGCCTGTTCCGACACGGTGGCGACTTCATGATCGTGCTCGACCGCAACGAGCTGATGAGCACGCGGATGAGCGGCTCCGAAGAAGCGCTCGCGACGATGAGCATCGAGCGGATCGCCCGGGTCAGGAAGCCGCATCTGCTGATCGGCGGCTATGGCATGGGCTTTACCCTGCGCGCGGCCCTGGGGCTGATCGGCAAGGATGGCCGGGTGACCGTGGCCGAACTGGTGCCGAAGATCGTCGAATGGGCGCGCGGGCCGATGGCCGAGCTGGCTGCCGGCTGCCTCGAAGATCCACGAGTGGATCTGGTCGAGGCCGACGTGTCGATCATCATCGCCGGCGCGCGCGGCGAATTCGATGCGATCCTGCTCGATGTCGACAATGGCCCCGACGGGCTGGTGCGCGACGAGAACGGCCAGCTCTATTCGCGCGCCGGGCTGATCGCCGCGCGCGAGGCGCTGCGGCCGGGCGGGGTGCTCGCGGTCTGGTCCGCCGGACCGGATCCGGTGTTCGCCAATCGCTTGCGCAAGGCCGGCTTCGAAGTCGATGAGGTCAGGGTGCGCGCCCGTAGCAACGGCAAGGGCGCCAAGCACGTGATCTGGTTCGCACGACGGGCCAAGTAGAAGGCCGGCCGTCCTGCTGGACGACCGGCCCTTCGGTATAGCGGAGAGGCTGGATCAGCGCTGGTCGCGCCGTTCGTTGACTTCGCCCTGCTGGCCGCGATCGCGGTCGCTCTGCTGCTCCTGCTGGCTTCCGCGGTCCTGGCGATTCTGATCGCCCTGCTGGCGGTCGGCGCCGCCCTGCTGGTTCTGCTGACCGGTCTGGCCCGCGCCGCCCTGCTGGCCGCTGCTTCCGCCTTGCTGATTTTGCTGATTCTCGTCCTGTCGGCCTTGCTGGCCCGACTGTTGGTTGGGGCGATTTTCCATTGTTTGGATCCTCTCTCATGTTCCCGGGGATGGGACATGAGATTCAAACGCCGCAGGTGGCGGACGTTCCTGCGCCAGCGCCGGAGCGAAGCTCTCGCCCGCCGGATCGTGCGGATTTGCGACGAACCGAATATGGCGCCCGAGTGCGTTCATTCTCGACACCATCGGCCTGAATGGTTAGGCGAAATGGCATGAAGCTCATCGTCGGCAACAAGAACTATTCCAGCTGGTCGCTGCGTGGCTGGCTCGCGGTCAAGCAGTCGGGCCTCCATTTCGAGGAACTTACCGTCCCGCTCTATGGCGAGGACTGGGAAGAGATGAAGCGCCAGCAGGGCGAGTTCCAGCCTTCGGGCGGCAAGGTCCCGGTGCTGTGGGACGGCGACACGGTGATCTGGGACAGTCTCGCGATCCTCGAATATTGCGCCGACCGCGTGGGGCGCGACCGCTTCTGGCCCAAGGACGATGCCGCGCGGGGCATGGCCCGTTCGATGGTCGCCGAAATGCACTCCGGCTATCTGCCGCTGCGCCGCGCGCTGCCGATGAACATGCGCCGCCGGTTCCAGACGCCTGCGCTGGACGAGGACGTGCGCGGCAACATCGTTCGCATCCTCACGCTATGGGCCGAGGCGCGGGCGCGCTTCGGCAAGGGCGGGCCGTTCCTGTTCGGCACCTTCTGCGCGGCCGACGTGTTCTACGCGCCCGTAGTCAGCCGCTTCATCACCTATTCGATCCAGGTTCCGGGCTTCGCCGACGTCTATATGCAGGCGCTGATGGAGCACGAATGGATGCGGGCCTGGCTCAAGGCGGCCGAGGACGAGGACTGGACCATCGCGCAGTGGGAAACCCAGCCGCCGGTGAAGTGACCTCGCCCGAGTTCCCGCGAAGGCGTGAATCTCATGCGGTTTCAGCGCCTGGCCTGCCTGACACCCCCGCCTGCGCGGGGGATCAGAATTGGCTCCCATCCTTGCGCCGCTGCTGCCCGACCTCGGCGGATAAATGCATGTCGATATCGGGATAAAAACAGTCGCTCGCCGACGGCCGCCCGATCGCGATATAGACGCAGGGCTCGCCGGAGCGGTTCTGCAGCACATGGCCGTTGCCGTCGTTCTTCGGGAAGGCCGCGATGTCGCCCGCGCGCATCGGGGTTTCGCCGGTGTCGTCGACCAGCACCGCCTCGCCGCTCAGCATCACCACCAGCTCGTCCTCGCCGACATGCCAGTGGCGCTGCGACGACCATGCGCCGGGTTCCAGCACCACATGGCTCGCACCGAAATCCTCAAGGCCAGTGGCGGGCGCGAGGCGGCGGTACCAGCGTTCGCGCACCACCCCGGCATAGACCGCGGGATAGCCGGTGGCGTTGGTCTGCGGGATCGCGTCGAGATCGAGCTTGGGCATGGCATCTCCTCCGGCGCCGGAGTAAACCGGCGGGCAAAAGGACGCAAACGGAGAGGGAGCATGGAGACCTGGAGGATCTTCGCCTACGTCACCATCGGGT
Coding sequences within it:
- a CDS encoding glutathione S-transferase family protein, whose amino-acid sequence is MKLIVGNKNYSSWSLRGWLAVKQSGLHFEELTVPLYGEDWEEMKRQQGEFQPSGGKVPVLWDGDTVIWDSLAILEYCADRVGRDRFWPKDDAARGMARSMVAEMHSGYLPLRRALPMNMRRRFQTPALDEDVRGNIVRILTLWAEARARFGKGGPFLFGTFCAADVFYAPVVSRFITYSIQVPGFADVYMQALMEHEWMRAWLKAAEDEDWTIAQWETQPPVK
- the yidC gene encoding membrane protein insertase YidC — protein: MENQRNLILAAVLSVLLFFGWEAFSSWYFPAPKPVAQPTQVAPVPGASESAEDKSLRHSRTNREGGLHNAADIALENKDLATELAAPDRVKIAAPQVTGSINPVGAVLDDLSLTNYSQGLEKGSEPVRLFSVAGSPAQYFTQFGFVGDGVKTPDAKTVWQASGGPLAPGKPATLSWSNDTGQTFTIKFAVDDHYLITAEQTVSNTGTAPVVVRPFAAVTRTAKTASGDSWNIHSGPIGSFDAAVQFGPNYDDLAESGTQKPAGRTDWIGFTDIYWLSALVSQDGQKPDSEFRSLGDENFRADMIYQPVTVAPGKAVSRTTRLFAGAKESSVLKDYQDTGITNLSNAIDWGWFGILEKPILWLLKHLFALTGNFGLAIMLLTVIVRGAMFPVAQRQFASMAAMRAVQPKMKALQERYKDDKPKLQQEMGALYKAEGVNPLAGCAPLVLQIPIFFALYKCLTLAIDMRHQPFVLWIKDLSSPDPLHILNLFGLLDFTPTSFFAIGPLAVLLGFTMFLQFKLNPAQMDPVQQQMFMFMPWIMMFVMAPFATGLLLYWCTSNLLTIAQQAYLYRRHPQLRAQSEKAKADSERAKARDGK
- a CDS encoding spermidine synthase; protein product: MIARELIDTAQVPGGEELRLFRHGGDFMIVLDRNELMSTRMSGSEEALATMSIERIARVRKPHLLIGGYGMGFTLRAALGLIGKDGRVTVAELVPKIVEWARGPMAELAAGCLEDPRVDLVEADVSIIIAGARGEFDAILLDVDNGPDGLVRDENGQLYSRAGLIAAREALRPGGVLAVWSAGPDPVFANRLRKAGFEVDEVRVRARSNGKGAKHVIWFARRAK
- the yihA gene encoding ribosome biogenesis GTP-binding protein YihA/YsxC, which encodes MTDEIEDLAARASKLFSGRVDFLKSAPELRFLPDPTAPEIAFCGRSNVGKSSLLNALTGRKAIARASVTPGRTQELNFFEVGEPTMFRLVDMPGYGFAKAPPKVVAKWKMLVRDYLRGRQVLKRTLVLVDARHGPKQVDVEMMDMLDEAAASYRVVLTKADKIKASELAAVLAVTQVEARKHSAAFPQVHVTSAEKKMGIDELRAAVLADVEL
- a CDS encoding cupin domain-containing protein, translated to MPKLDLDAIPQTNATGYPAVYAGVVRERWYRRLAPATGLEDFGASHVVLEPGAWSSQRHWHVGEDELVVMLSGEAVLVDDTGETPMRAGDIAAFPKNDGNGHVLQNRSGEPCVYIAIGRPSASDCFYPDIDMHLSAEVGQQRRKDGSQF